In Streptomyces caniferus, one DNA window encodes the following:
- a CDS encoding ADP-ribosylglycohydrolase family protein has product MTPDHRDADRCARALASLRGLSVGDALGSQFFVPAHYPSLKRRELPPSPWQWTDDTEMACSVLAVLTAHGRIDQDALARSFADRHDFDRGYGPAVNRMLRLIREGGDWRELASGLFNGQGSWGNGAAMRIAPLGAWYADDPEQATHQAEISAYTTHQHREAVVGAMAVAAAAALVADPARDTGPEQLLDGVLELIPRSAVQAGLRRARDMLDYADSSTVAAVLGCGRRTSAHDTVPFALWAAARHLGNYERAFWTTAQAGGDVDTTCAIVGGIVAAGHAGHPPEAWLEGTEPLPSWTPTLAD; this is encoded by the coding sequence ATGACCCCCGACCACCGTGACGCAGACCGCTGTGCGCGAGCTCTGGCGAGCCTGCGCGGCCTCTCCGTGGGTGATGCGCTCGGATCCCAGTTCTTCGTCCCCGCCCATTACCCCTCCCTCAAGCGCCGCGAGCTGCCTCCCTCCCCCTGGCAGTGGACCGACGACACCGAGATGGCCTGTTCCGTCCTGGCCGTGCTCACCGCCCACGGCCGGATCGATCAGGACGCGCTCGCCCGCTCCTTCGCCGACCGCCATGACTTCGACCGCGGCTACGGCCCGGCCGTCAATCGGATGCTGCGGCTGATCCGCGAGGGCGGGGACTGGCGCGAGCTGGCATCGGGACTCTTCAACGGTCAGGGCTCGTGGGGCAACGGAGCGGCCATGCGTATCGCTCCCCTCGGCGCCTGGTACGCCGACGACCCCGAGCAGGCCACCCACCAGGCGGAGATCTCCGCCTACACCACCCATCAGCACCGTGAGGCCGTCGTCGGCGCCATGGCCGTCGCCGCCGCGGCCGCCCTGGTGGCCGACCCGGCCCGTGACACCGGCCCCGAACAGCTGCTGGACGGTGTGCTGGAGCTGATCCCGCGCAGCGCCGTGCAGGCCGGACTGCGCCGCGCCCGCGACATGCTCGACTACGCCGACTCCAGCACCGTCGCCGCCGTCCTGGGCTGTGGACGGCGCACCAGCGCCCACGACACGGTGCCCTTCGCGCTCTGGGCCGCGGCCCGGCATCTGGGCAACTACGAGCGGGCGTTTTGGACCACTGCTCAGGCGGGCGGCGATGTGGACACCACGTGCGCCATCGTCGGCGGCATCGTCGCCGCCGGGCACGCCGGCCACCCTCCTGAGGCATGGCTGGAAGGCACCGAGCCGCTCCCGTCCTGGACACCCACCCTCGCCGACTGA